A genomic region of Desulfosarcina ovata subsp. ovata contains the following coding sequences:
- a CDS encoding TrkH family potassium uptake protein: MRWRYIIKTVGVLNLFFGATMLVPLVFSLFAMDGSLMPLLKAMGVTLLVGGAVVALFRHEKTEFMSQREGMAIVAVGWTAIGLFGALPFYFSDSAFTFTDAFFESVSGFTTTGSSILTDIEGQSPGLLLWRSFIQWLGGMGIIVLSIAILPFLGVGGMQLYKAEVPSPVPDKLKPRIRDTAMILWKVYALFSVAEVVLLMVGGMTLFDALNHAFTTMPTGGFSTKNASVAHFDSVYIDGVITLFMLLAGINFSLHYQLLKGRPLAFWKDSECRFYLAMCLVLTLVVAANIYHTVYDNVGQALRYAAFQVVSIVTTTGYATADYELWPAMSQVIIFLCMFVGASAGSTGGGMKCLRIMLGFKYCYKELFSMIHPRAVTHIKIGGKGVPEDVIRSVLGFLALYMALFALSTVLLAGIGVDFVTALGAVAATIGNIGPGFGMVGPVENFAAIPCLGKWLLAWCMLLGRLEIYTLIILVVPEFWRK, from the coding sequence ATGCGCTGGCGGTACATCATCAAAACTGTCGGCGTGCTGAATCTCTTCTTCGGTGCCACCATGCTGGTCCCCCTGGTTTTTTCCCTGTTTGCCATGGACGGCAGTCTGATGCCGCTGCTCAAGGCCATGGGGGTTACCCTGCTGGTGGGCGGCGCCGTGGTGGCCCTTTTCAGGCATGAAAAGACCGAGTTCATGAGTCAGCGTGAAGGCATGGCCATCGTGGCCGTGGGCTGGACGGCCATCGGTCTGTTCGGTGCGTTGCCCTTTTATTTTTCCGATTCGGCCTTCACGTTTACGGATGCGTTTTTTGAATCGGTTTCCGGGTTTACCACTACCGGATCATCGATCCTGACCGACATCGAAGGCCAGAGCCCGGGCTTGCTGCTCTGGCGCAGTTTTATCCAATGGCTGGGGGGCATGGGGATTATCGTGCTTTCCATCGCCATCCTGCCCTTCCTGGGGGTCGGCGGCATGCAGCTTTACAAGGCCGAGGTGCCCAGTCCGGTGCCGGACAAACTCAAGCCGCGCATCCGCGATACAGCCATGATCCTCTGGAAGGTGTATGCCCTGTTCAGCGTGGCCGAGGTGGTGCTCCTGATGGTCGGCGGAATGACCCTGTTCGATGCCCTGAACCACGCCTTTACCACCATGCCCACCGGCGGATTTTCCACCAAGAACGCCTCCGTGGCCCATTTCGACAGCGTATATATCGACGGGGTGATCACCCTGTTCATGCTACTGGCCGGGATCAACTTCTCGTTGCACTATCAGCTGCTTAAGGGGCGTCCACTGGCCTTCTGGAAAGATTCGGAATGCCGCTTCTACTTGGCCATGTGCCTGGTCCTGACCCTGGTGGTGGCCGCCAATATCTACCATACGGTCTATGACAATGTCGGGCAGGCCCTGCGTTACGCCGCGTTCCAGGTGGTCTCCATCGTTACCACCACCGGATATGCCACGGCCGACTACGAACTGTGGCCGGCCATGTCCCAAGTGATTATTTTCTTGTGCATGTTCGTGGGGGCGTCGGCGGGGTCCACCGGTGGCGGCATGAAGTGCCTGCGCATCATGCTTGGCTTCAAGTATTGCTACAAGGAGCTTTTTTCCATGATCCATCCCCGGGCGGTGACGCATATCAAGATCGGCGGCAAAGGCGTTCCCGAGGATGTGATCCGCAGTGTCCTAGGGTTTCTGGCGCTTTACATGGCCCTGTTTGCCCTAAGCACGGTGCTTTTGGCCGGCATCGGGGTCGATTTCGTGACCGCCCTGGGTGCGGTTGCTGCCACCATTGGCAACATCGGGCCGGGTTTCGGCATGGTGGGGCCGGTGGAAAATTTTGCCGCGATTCCGTGCCTGGGAAAATGGCTGCTTGCCTGGTGCATGCTGCTGGGGCGCCTTGAAATCTACACCTTGATCATTCTGGTGGTTCCCGAATTCTGGCGTAAATAG
- a CDS encoding tyrosine-type recombinase/integrase, with product MAKPFKVEGRTGIFYRIAKRIGGPGEEKVYYVRFKRDGKIIETKVGRQYADNMTPAKAERLRSLMIEGRKQTGQEKRVAQVEAKKAAEGKYTIGRLWAEYLATRKPGKALITDCSRYKQYLEKPFGKMEPDQILPLDVERLKRHLLKSKSPQTVKHVLNLLTWIVNFGVKNGLSAPLPFRIKKPTVHNQKTEDLTPSQIEKLLDVIDQHPHPQAGNVMKLALYSGMRQSEMFKLQWRHIDFERGFIEIVDPKGVKPEKIPLNTAARELLEGIPRTKGSPYVFPGRGGRQLTNLRQPINEIKKAAGLPADFRPLHGLRHVFATQLASSGQVDMYTLQRLLTHKTPIMTQRYAHLRDEALKRASELAGNIVTSIASTKAKNDAVNE from the coding sequence ATGGCCAAACCTTTCAAAGTCGAAGGCAGGACGGGGATTTTCTATCGTATTGCTAAGAGAATCGGCGGTCCCGGCGAGGAAAAAGTCTATTATGTCCGTTTTAAAAGGGACGGGAAAATCATTGAAACCAAGGTTGGCAGGCAATATGCGGACAACATGACCCCCGCAAAAGCCGAACGGTTGCGCTCATTGATGATTGAAGGCCGAAAGCAGACAGGCCAAGAAAAAAGAGTGGCCCAGGTAGAGGCGAAAAAAGCGGCGGAAGGCAAATACACCATCGGTCGGCTATGGGCCGAATATCTGGCCACCAGAAAGCCGGGGAAGGCGCTCATTACCGATTGCAGCAGATACAAACAATACCTTGAAAAACCGTTCGGCAAGATGGAACCAGACCAGATATTACCCCTGGATGTGGAACGGTTGAAACGACACCTTTTAAAGTCGAAAAGCCCACAGACCGTCAAGCATGTTCTAAACCTGCTGACCTGGATTGTGAATTTTGGTGTTAAAAATGGCCTATCTGCCCCCCTACCCTTCCGTATTAAAAAGCCCACCGTTCACAATCAAAAAACCGAGGACTTAACACCATCACAAATTGAAAAGCTTTTGGATGTAATTGACCAGCACCCACATCCGCAGGCGGGCAACGTTATGAAACTGGCGCTCTATTCTGGAATGAGGCAATCTGAAATGTTCAAATTGCAGTGGCGGCACATCGACTTTGAACGCGGGTTTATCGAAATTGTAGACCCCAAGGGTGTCAAGCCTGAAAAAATCCCGCTGAACACAGCAGCGCGCGAACTGTTGGAGGGAATCCCGCGAACTAAGGGCAGTCCCTACGTTTTCCCTGGGCGCGGTGGACGTCAACTTACTAACCTGCGGCAGCCGATTAATGAAATCAAAAAAGCGGCGGGCCTGCCTGCCGACTTCAGACCGTTGCATGGCTTGCGGCATGTTTTCGCAACACAACTGGCATCAAGCGGGCAGGTTGATATGTACACTCTTCAACGGTTGCTGACCCATAAAACACCGATTATGACCCAACGATATGCCCATCTGCGCGATGAGGCATTGAAGCGTGCATCCGAACTGGCCGGCAACATTGTGACCAGCATCGCGTCGACAAAGGCCAAAAACGATGCCGTGAACGAATAA
- a CDS encoding tyrosine-type recombinase/integrase: protein MGVFQRYTKKDKNGNDIQDKDGKPKKEGPWFVQYPFARDPKTGKIKYRTEKASFSKKKAESIFRAKVDAFQEKEKLGIQVDPEISFNDLIDWGLKQEVMKVKKSAADDLARSKPLRAVLGDYRAVQITPLMVDNFRIQMKRTISDYTNKPYSGTTINKMVSLARRIYYLALDSGIVNSNPFARRGTFKEEPKGKYIPDDEFQAVLVFLPEYMKPVVATAYLTGMRRGEVIELEWNRVDLFRGFIDLTPDDTKTEEPRRIYFNSVKELKNAFIQAERKRKPGQKHVFAKPDGESVPKWYMDRLFKKACTKAKVGPYRIHDLRHTFNTNMIKAGVDQVVIMKLTGHKTNKMFTRYSHIDKEQGENAMAKLDTLLSTAKG, encoded by the coding sequence ATGGGAGTTTTTCAAAGATATACCAAAAAGGATAAAAACGGCAACGACATTCAGGATAAGGATGGCAAGCCCAAAAAAGAAGGCCCGTGGTTTGTTCAATACCCATTTGCCAGAGATCCGAAGACAGGTAAAATCAAGTACCGGACCGAAAAGGCGTCTTTTAGCAAAAAGAAAGCCGAATCTATCTTTAGGGCCAAAGTGGATGCATTCCAGGAAAAGGAGAAGCTTGGCATTCAGGTAGATCCGGAAATTTCCTTTAATGACCTTATTGATTGGGGATTAAAGCAAGAGGTCATGAAGGTTAAAAAATCCGCAGCTGATGATTTGGCCAGGTCTAAACCATTGAGGGCTGTTTTGGGAGATTATAGGGCGGTTCAAATCACACCGCTTATGGTGGATAATTTTCGAATCCAAATGAAACGGACCATATCGGATTACACCAACAAGCCCTATTCCGGAACAACCATCAATAAAATGGTCTCCTTAGCCCGCCGAATTTATTATCTGGCTTTGGATTCCGGGATTGTCAATTCCAATCCGTTCGCCAGACGCGGCACATTCAAAGAGGAGCCCAAAGGGAAATATATACCGGATGATGAGTTCCAGGCTGTTTTGGTTTTCTTGCCGGAATACATGAAACCCGTTGTGGCTACCGCGTACTTGACAGGAATGCGGCGTGGTGAAGTCATCGAGTTGGAATGGAACAGGGTGGACCTTTTCAGGGGCTTTATCGATCTGACACCAGATGACACAAAAACCGAAGAGCCGAGACGCATCTACTTTAATTCGGTCAAAGAGTTGAAGAATGCATTCATTCAGGCGGAACGGAAACGCAAACCGGGTCAAAAGCATGTATTTGCAAAACCGGATGGTGAATCGGTCCCGAAATGGTACATGGATCGTTTGTTCAAAAAAGCCTGTACCAAGGCAAAAGTCGGTCCTTATCGCATCCATGATCTGCGGCACACGTTCAACACCAATATGATTAAGGCAGGCGTGGACCAGGTCGTTATCATGAAGCTCACCGGTCACAAGACCAATAAGATGTTTACCCGATACAGCCATATTGACAAGGAACAGGGCGAAAATGCAATGGCTAAACTCGATACCTTGCTCTCGACCGCAAAAGGCTAA
- a CDS encoding DUF3987 domain-containing protein has product MTTETESDFRNAIAEHGPAPAEIVADGNVHRYDIDEPGDKAGWYLLHGDGVPAGVFGNWKTGVSTTWCAKQSHEMTEAEQAENRWRIEDARLQREEEKAKSQARARTKAVDMLAMAGPAPADHPYLVMKGVAPAGLKVLNGNILVPVVDDTGAVCSLQTMSPDGQKLFLTGGRIKGCSYTIPGNGDLYIGEGFATMASIHAATGGTCICAFNAGNLESVVKTVREKNPTAPITICGDDDRWTNGNPGRTKATAAAEKYRCRVVFPEFNSLDAKPTDFNDLAMEKGLQKVKRQIEAAGPAENVWPDPMPLPDGLPPVASFAFELLPETLRPWASDIVERMQCPPDFVAAAIMAALACIIGRKIGIRPQLATDWTVVVNQWAMLIGRPGVLKSPAMEAALAPVKRLAAMALERYQNEAVEYERTKIAEKLRAEAAEKAARAALKKNPDADLSHILGFEKSEAPTMARYMANDTTAAALGELHRQNPNGLLVFRDELVSLLKMLDREENAEARGFYLTGWNGDSAYTFDRITRGMNLHIPAVCISLLGSTQPARIAQYVKAVVNGIGDDGLLQRFGMTVWPDTGGKWKDVDRWPDSEAKNAAFKVFDRLSRMDPFTIGAHQDNGPDGAPDGIPFLRFDEAGLSLFRDWRHDLETRLRSGDMHPALESHLSKYRKLVPGIALICHLADGHNGPVGRPKVLQALAWAEYLETHARRLYASVEAPGTVTARAIIAKIRKGALPTLLTVREVYRRKWSGLTDLETIKSGLKVLVDHDWMLETQKNTGGRPTIEYQLNPRTEGLK; this is encoded by the coding sequence ATGACCACCGAAACGGAAAGCGATTTCCGAAACGCCATAGCGGAGCATGGTCCCGCCCCTGCCGAAATCGTAGCAGATGGAAATGTGCACAGGTATGACATTGATGAGCCGGGCGACAAGGCTGGATGGTATCTTCTTCATGGCGACGGTGTGCCGGCGGGCGTTTTCGGGAACTGGAAAACCGGAGTGTCCACAACATGGTGCGCAAAACAGAGCCACGAGATGACCGAAGCCGAACAGGCCGAGAACCGGTGGCGGATCGAGGATGCCCGGCTGCAACGAGAAGAAGAAAAAGCCAAATCACAGGCCAGGGCCAGGACAAAGGCTGTTGATATGTTGGCGATGGCTGGACCAGCACCGGCAGATCATCCTTACCTTGTCATGAAGGGTGTTGCCCCCGCCGGTCTGAAAGTTCTCAACGGAAATATACTTGTGCCGGTCGTGGATGATACTGGAGCGGTATGCAGTCTTCAAACGATGTCGCCAGATGGGCAGAAGCTTTTTCTCACTGGCGGGCGGATAAAGGGTTGCAGCTATACCATACCAGGCAACGGCGATCTTTATATAGGTGAAGGTTTCGCCACGATGGCAAGTATTCACGCGGCGACCGGGGGGACCTGTATTTGTGCTTTCAACGCCGGAAATCTTGAGTCGGTAGTAAAAACGGTTCGTGAGAAAAACCCCACGGCGCCGATCACTATCTGCGGCGATGATGACCGATGGACTAATGGCAATCCGGGCCGGACAAAGGCCACGGCTGCCGCTGAAAAGTATCGTTGCCGGGTCGTATTTCCAGAGTTTAACAGCCTGGACGCGAAACCCACCGATTTCAATGATCTGGCGATGGAAAAGGGCTTGCAGAAAGTAAAACGGCAGATTGAAGCGGCCGGCCCTGCCGAAAATGTTTGGCCAGATCCGATGCCCCTGCCTGACGGCCTACCACCTGTAGCGAGCTTTGCTTTCGAACTACTACCAGAGACTTTGCGACCCTGGGCATCTGACATCGTCGAGCGGATGCAGTGCCCCCCGGACTTCGTAGCGGCGGCAATCATGGCGGCGTTGGCCTGTATCATCGGGCGAAAGATTGGTATCCGTCCACAACTGGCTACGGACTGGACTGTGGTAGTAAATCAATGGGCAATGCTGATCGGCCGGCCAGGGGTTCTCAAAAGTCCTGCCATGGAGGCGGCATTGGCTCCGGTCAAGCGGTTGGCGGCAATGGCCCTGGAACGATACCAAAATGAAGCTGTAGAGTACGAGCGGACAAAGATTGCAGAAAAGCTTCGGGCTGAGGCCGCAGAAAAAGCCGCCCGTGCTGCTCTGAAAAAAAACCCAGATGCCGACCTATCTCACATCCTTGGTTTTGAGAAATCCGAGGCGCCGACAATGGCCCGGTACATGGCGAACGATACGACGGCCGCAGCCCTTGGAGAGCTGCATCGGCAAAATCCGAACGGATTGCTCGTTTTTCGGGATGAGTTGGTTTCCCTTCTCAAAATGTTGGACCGTGAGGAAAACGCCGAGGCGCGGGGCTTCTACCTAACCGGCTGGAACGGGGACTCCGCCTATACCTTCGACCGGATCACCAGGGGCATGAACCTACATATACCGGCTGTGTGCATCTCTCTTCTCGGTAGTACACAACCTGCCCGTATTGCTCAATACGTCAAAGCCGTTGTCAACGGTATCGGCGATGATGGTCTACTACAACGCTTCGGGATGACGGTTTGGCCTGATACTGGTGGTAAATGGAAAGATGTTGACCGATGGCCGGACAGCGAGGCAAAGAACGCGGCGTTCAAGGTTTTTGACCGGCTATCCAGGATGGACCCATTCACCATTGGAGCCCATCAGGATAATGGTCCGGACGGCGCACCAGACGGCATTCCTTTCCTACGGTTTGACGAGGCTGGTCTCTCCCTCTTCCGGGATTGGCGCCATGATCTGGAAACACGGTTGCGATCCGGGGACATGCATCCAGCCCTTGAGTCCCACCTATCAAAATATCGAAAACTCGTACCTGGCATAGCTCTCATTTGCCATTTGGCAGATGGTCACAACGGCCCCGTTGGGCGTCCTAAGGTGCTACAGGCATTGGCCTGGGCTGAGTATTTGGAAACCCACGCACGGCGCCTTTATGCGAGCGTTGAAGCGCCTGGAACCGTAACGGCAAGGGCGATCATTGCCAAAATACGAAAAGGAGCACTTCCGACCCTTTTGACAGTGCGTGAAGTATACCGTCGCAAGTGGTCAGGGTTGACAGATCTGGAAACAATCAAGTCCGGGCTCAAAGTGTTGGTCGACCATGACTGGATGCTTGAAACTCAAAAAAACACCGGCGGGCGTCCGACAATCGAATATCAGCTAAACCCCAGAACGGAGGGTTTAAAATGA
- a CDS encoding helix-turn-helix domain-containing protein, whose translation MKLITAQKAAAILDTSTRHVYRLLEDGSIVGLKTRGAVRIVEDSLNNYIQDQITIFQVDNGIFRDSGDSGD comes from the coding sequence ATGAAATTGATTACCGCACAAAAGGCAGCTGCAATTTTGGATACCTCGACCAGACACGTTTATCGCCTTCTCGAGGACGGATCAATCGTCGGACTCAAAACCCGTGGCGCCGTCAGGATCGTCGAGGATTCGCTCAACAATTACATTCAGGACCAAATCACAATCTTCCAGGTCGATAACGGAATTTTTCGTGACTCGGGCGACTCGGGCGACTGA
- a CDS encoding sigma-70 family RNA polymerase sigma factor codes for MKQIEPIIKSKIRKYRPYIKNYEWEDLMQEGYLAALKAANRWKIDTDKAGLIAWTWIHIDSKFKELSMKSNGREVYFEELNFEITQEDVHLVWGQSQNSPEQDEAREKIVELLIKSIPKFECFLERALDENLTGTAVAKKLGLTKQRISQLKNEVVRTIKEKTETDVRWNQSTHG; via the coding sequence TTGAAACAGATCGAGCCCATCATCAAATCGAAGATCCGGAAATACCGGCCCTACATCAAAAATTACGAATGGGAAGACCTCATGCAGGAAGGCTACCTGGCGGCGCTAAAAGCGGCGAACCGCTGGAAGATCGATACTGACAAGGCCGGCCTGATCGCCTGGACCTGGATCCACATAGACTCGAAATTCAAAGAACTGTCCATGAAATCCAACGGCAGGGAGGTTTACTTTGAGGAACTCAATTTTGAAATAACCCAAGAGGATGTCCATCTGGTTTGGGGGCAATCCCAAAACTCGCCGGAACAGGATGAGGCCCGGGAAAAGATTGTAGAACTGCTGATAAAATCCATCCCGAAATTCGAATGCTTTCTGGAACGCGCCCTTGATGAAAACTTGACCGGCACCGCCGTGGCCAAAAAACTGGGGCTTACCAAGCAGCGCATATCTCAATTGAAAAATGAGGTCGTGAGGACCATTAAGGAAAAGACTGAAACCGATGTTCGGTGGAATCAATCAACTCATGGATAA
- a CDS encoding helix-turn-helix domain-containing protein, protein MFERLQQRQTYLLEKELAEILNVHVQTLRNWRFQGRGPAYAKFGSSVRYDPQAVLAYLQASTVSVRAER, encoded by the coding sequence ATGTTTGAACGTCTCCAACAGCGGCAAACGTATTTACTCGAAAAAGAACTGGCCGAAATTCTCAACGTGCATGTGCAGACCCTCAGGAACTGGCGGTTTCAGGGACGCGGGCCGGCCTACGCAAAATTCGGATCATCCGTCCGATATGATCCGCAAGCGGTGTTGGCATACCTTCAGGCGTCTACCGTATCGGTTCGGGCGGAGCGATAA